One Pectobacterium colocasium DNA segment encodes these proteins:
- the trhA gene encoding PAQR family membrane homeostasis protein TrhA, with protein sequence MSKNAQMPDYSLAEEIANSISHGIGVIFGIVGLILLLVQAVNNDASSVAITSYSLYGGSIILLFLASTLYHAIPSQRIKPWLKKFDHCAIYLLIAGTYTPFLLVGLDSPLAHGLMVVIWGMALLGVIFKLAFAHRFEVLSLITYLVMGWLSLVVIYQMVMKLAAGSVTLLAVGGVVYTLGVIFYACKRIPYNHAIWHGFVLGGSVCHFLAIYLYI encoded by the coding sequence ATGTCAAAAAATGCACAGATGCCGGATTACTCTCTGGCAGAGGAAATTGCGAATAGCATAAGCCACGGAATCGGTGTGATTTTCGGGATTGTCGGTCTGATTTTATTGCTGGTTCAGGCGGTCAACAATGATGCCAGCAGCGTGGCAATTACCAGCTACAGCCTCTATGGTGGCAGCATTATCCTGCTGTTTTTGGCGTCGACGCTGTATCACGCAATTCCGTCTCAGCGTATTAAGCCGTGGCTGAAAAAGTTTGACCACTGTGCCATCTACCTGTTGATTGCCGGAACCTATACGCCATTTTTGTTGGTGGGGCTGGATTCACCGCTGGCACATGGTCTGATGGTCGTTATCTGGGGAATGGCGCTGCTGGGCGTGATTTTCAAACTGGCGTTTGCCCACCGTTTCGAAGTGCTGTCGTTGATTACCTATCTGGTGATGGGCTGGCTGTCGCTGGTGGTGATTTATCAGATGGTGATGAAGCTGGCGGCAGGGAGTGTAACGCTGCTGGCGGTCGGCGGCGTGGTGTACACGCTGGGGGTGATTTTCTACGCCTGCAAGCGTATTCCCTATAATCACGCGATTTGGCACGGGTTCGTGTTGGGCGGCAGCGTCTGCCACTTTCTGGCGATTTATCTTTATATTTAA
- a CDS encoding alpha-galactosidase has translation MVRDIVQLTSAQCDVIVRYAPAAEILYWGPRLRGFSPEDIVSLQRPIANGRLDVDLPLTLAMEYGRGQFGSPGIEGHRSGYDAAPIFTTTLADVQDNTLIITAEDAQAGLRLTSELRLDPQTDVLQLRHTLQNLHDNVWQVQRLAVTLPIPERASDVMAFHGRWLREFQTHRLTLQHGGFIQESRRGRSSHEYFPAFILGESAFNEQHGTVWGVHLGWSGNHRLRADIKTDGRRVVQAEALYLPGEITLAQSESLTTPWVYAAFSDAGLNGMSQRYHTFLRQSLIQFCGDKPRPVHLNTWEGIYFDHDPEYIMRMASKAADVGVERFIIDDGWFRGRHHDRAALGDWYLDEEKYPNGLMPVIEHVKALGMEFGIWVEPEMINPDSDLFRAHPDWVLQLPGYAQPTGRYQYVLNLNQPDAFAYLLERLSWLLGEHPIDYVKWDMNRELVQPAHEGRLAADAQTHQFYRLLDTLRQRFPHVEFESCASGGGRIDYGVLARTQRFWVSDNNDALERQTIQRGMSYFFPPEVMGQHIGHARCHATYRRHTLAFRGLTALFGHMGIELDPVKADNDELEGYRHYIQLHKTLRPLLHRGTTWRVDMPDETTQVTGVVSHDRQHAVFQVAQLRMPEYSLAGTLRFPGLQPDARYAVTLLDGPEIKTVREGGGAMRELPPWLRQPIVVSGDWLMQAGLALPILTPETAILIALSPVVDTAGN, from the coding sequence ATGGTGCGTGATATTGTTCAATTAACCAGCGCGCAGTGCGATGTCATCGTTCGCTATGCTCCGGCGGCGGAAATTCTCTACTGGGGGCCACGGCTGCGCGGCTTCTCTCCAGAGGATATCGTTTCTCTGCAACGCCCCATCGCTAACGGTCGTCTGGATGTGGATCTTCCTCTGACGCTGGCGATGGAATACGGACGTGGTCAGTTCGGTTCACCGGGTATTGAGGGGCATCGCTCGGGCTATGACGCCGCGCCGATCTTCACGACAACGCTGGCAGACGTTCAGGACAATACGCTCATCATCACGGCGGAGGATGCGCAGGCTGGGCTGCGCCTGACCAGCGAGCTGCGTCTGGATCCGCAGACCGATGTCCTTCAACTGCGCCACACGTTGCAGAACCTGCACGATAACGTCTGGCAAGTACAGCGCCTCGCCGTCACGCTGCCCATTCCGGAACGGGCAAGCGATGTCATGGCGTTTCACGGCCGCTGGCTGCGTGAGTTTCAGACTCACCGCCTCACATTGCAGCACGGCGGTTTTATTCAGGAAAGCCGTCGCGGAAGAAGCTCACACGAGTATTTTCCCGCTTTTATCCTTGGCGAATCCGCATTCAACGAGCAGCATGGCACCGTCTGGGGCGTGCATTTAGGCTGGAGCGGCAACCACCGCCTGCGTGCCGATATCAAAACGGACGGACGCCGCGTCGTGCAGGCGGAAGCCCTGTATCTGCCGGGCGAAATCACGCTGGCGCAGTCAGAATCCCTCACCACGCCGTGGGTCTACGCCGCCTTCTCCGATGCGGGTTTGAACGGCATGAGCCAGCGTTATCACACGTTCTTGCGCCAATCCCTGATTCAATTCTGCGGCGACAAACCGCGTCCGGTACACCTCAATACCTGGGAAGGGATCTATTTCGATCACGATCCAGAATACATCATGCGAATGGCGAGCAAAGCCGCCGACGTCGGCGTAGAGCGCTTCATTATCGACGACGGCTGGTTCCGTGGTCGTCATCATGACCGAGCCGCGCTCGGCGACTGGTATCTGGACGAGGAAAAATACCCGAACGGGCTGATGCCCGTCATTGAGCATGTCAAAGCGCTGGGAATGGAATTCGGCATCTGGGTCGAACCGGAGATGATTAACCCCGATTCCGATCTATTTCGCGCCCACCCCGACTGGGTGCTGCAATTGCCCGGCTACGCGCAGCCAACGGGTCGCTACCAGTACGTGCTGAATTTAAACCAGCCCGACGCCTTCGCTTACCTGCTGGAGCGACTGAGCTGGTTGTTGGGTGAGCACCCAATCGATTATGTGAAATGGGATATGAACCGCGAGCTGGTGCAACCCGCCCACGAAGGCCGTCTGGCCGCCGATGCGCAAACCCATCAGTTCTACCGTCTGCTCGATACCTTGCGCCAGCGTTTTCCCCATGTGGAATTTGAATCCTGCGCCTCCGGCGGCGGTCGCATCGACTACGGCGTGCTGGCGCGCACCCAGCGTTTCTGGGTGTCAGATAACAACGACGCGCTGGAGCGCCAAACGATCCAGCGCGGTATGAGCTACTTCTTCCCACCGGAGGTGATGGGACAACATATCGGACATGCCCGCTGCCACGCCACCTATCGGCGGCATACCCTCGCCTTTCGCGGGCTGACCGCGTTGTTCGGCCATATGGGCATCGAGCTGGATCCCGTGAAGGCCGATAACGACGAACTGGAAGGCTATCGCCACTACATCCAGTTGCATAAAACGCTGCGCCCGCTGCTGCACCGTGGCACCACCTGGCGAGTCGACATGCCGGACGAGACCACGCAGGTCACCGGCGTGGTCAGCCACGATCGGCAGCACGCGGTTTTTCAGGTAGCCCAGTTGCGTATGCCGGAGTATTCGCTGGCAGGTACGCTGCGCTTCCCCGGCCTACAGCCCGACGCGCGTTATGCAGTCACGCTGTTGGATGGCCCGGAAATCAAAACAGTGCGCGAAGGCGGCGGCGCTATGCGTGAGCTTCCGCCCTGGTTACGTCAGCCGATCGTGGTTTCTGGCGACTGGCTGATGCAGGCTGGACTTGCCCTTCCCATTCTGACGCCGGAAACCGCCATTCTGATTGCACTTTCACCAGTAGTAGACACCGCTGGCAATTAA
- the ygfZ gene encoding tRNA-modifying protein YgfZ has product MVNQHTAHQLPFASQPPLASTQLAATLISLDDWALATLVGPDTVKYLQGQVTADVSALADDRHVLCAHCDAKGKMWSNLRLFHHGEGFAFIERRNLRDAQLSELKKYAVFSKTTIAPDDNIVLLGAAGTGIRELLAPAFNSLPDAEHPVVQHDGATLLHFAHPAERFLLVLSPEQSASLLEQLGDNVSLNDSRQWLTLDIEAGQPIIDSANSAQFIPQATNLQALNGISFSKGCYTGQEMVARAKYRGANKRALYWLAGKAKQVPQAGDDLELQLGENWRRTGTVLAASQLQNGEVWVQAVLNNDLTAENVLRVREDADSQLTIQPLPYEITD; this is encoded by the coding sequence ATGGTTAACCAACATACGGCTCATCAACTTCCTTTTGCCTCACAACCTCCATTGGCTTCCACCCAACTGGCCGCCACACTCATCTCGCTGGATGACTGGGCACTGGCCACGCTGGTTGGGCCGGATACCGTCAAATACCTTCAGGGGCAGGTCACCGCTGATGTCAGCGCGCTTGCTGACGATCGGCATGTCCTTTGCGCGCACTGCGATGCGAAAGGGAAAATGTGGAGCAATCTGCGCCTGTTCCATCACGGCGAAGGCTTTGCTTTCATTGAGCGTCGTAACCTACGCGACGCCCAGCTTAGCGAGCTGAAAAAATACGCCGTTTTCTCGAAAACAACGATTGCACCAGACGACAATATCGTACTGCTGGGCGCAGCAGGTACAGGCATCCGCGAGCTGCTGGCCCCTGCCTTTAACTCATTGCCAGACGCCGAGCACCCTGTCGTGCAGCACGACGGGGCAACCTTACTGCATTTTGCCCATCCCGCAGAACGTTTCCTGCTGGTGCTGTCTCCTGAGCAAAGCGCATCGCTGCTTGAGCAGCTCGGCGATAACGTCAGTCTGAATGACAGCCGCCAGTGGCTGACGCTGGATATCGAAGCAGGTCAGCCCATCATTGACAGCGCAAACAGTGCGCAGTTCATCCCGCAAGCGACTAATTTACAGGCATTAAATGGGATTAGCTTCAGCAAAGGGTGCTATACCGGTCAGGAAATGGTCGCCCGTGCAAAATACCGTGGGGCGAACAAGCGTGCGCTTTACTGGCTGGCAGGTAAAGCCAAACAGGTGCCGCAAGCAGGGGACGATCTCGAATTGCAGCTTGGCGAGAACTGGCGCCGTACCGGTACGGTGTTGGCAGCCAGCCAATTGCAGAACGGTGAGGTGTGGGTACAAGCCGTGTTGAATAACGATCTCACCGCAGAGAATGTTCTGCGCGTACGCGAAGATGCCGACAGCCAGCTCACGATTCAGCCGCTGCCGTATGAAATAACGGATTAA
- a CDS encoding protein YgfX has product MQLLSLVVHGLLVLLILLAPWPDGYAWLWLCLVTMVMFGFIRSQRNIKSRQGEIVLLSETTLNWRQQEWQIVKRPWLLKNGVLLSLQAVNGKDRQQLWLASDSMGDDEWRHLRQLLLQQKNWAR; this is encoded by the coding sequence ATGCAACTGTTGTCATTGGTTGTACATGGCCTCTTGGTATTGCTCATTCTTCTGGCGCCGTGGCCGGACGGCTATGCATGGCTGTGGCTGTGCCTGGTCACGATGGTGATGTTCGGTTTTATCCGTAGCCAAAGGAATATTAAATCCCGACAGGGGGAAATCGTTCTGCTTAGCGAAACGACCCTGAACTGGCGGCAGCAGGAATGGCAGATCGTTAAACGACCGTGGTTGCTGAAAAATGGCGTGTTGCTGTCATTGCAGGCCGTTAACGGTAAAGACAGACAACAGCTTTGGCTGGCATCGGACAGCATGGGCGATGACGAGTGGCGTCACCTGCGTCAGCTTCTTTTGCAGCAGAAAAACTGGGCGAGATAG
- the sdhE gene encoding FAD assembly factor SdhE, whose amino-acid sequence MEIDNKSRIHWACRRGMRELDIAIMPFFEHDYDTLSDSDKRTFVRLLQSDDPDLFNWLMNHGEPKDGELKRMISLIQTRNKDRGPVAM is encoded by the coding sequence ATGGAAATCGATAATAAATCACGCATTCATTGGGCATGCCGCCGTGGTATGCGCGAACTGGATATCGCGATCATGCCGTTTTTTGAGCATGACTATGACACACTCAGTGACAGCGATAAGCGCACGTTTGTACGCCTGTTACAAAGCGACGATCCCGATTTATTCAACTGGCTGATGAACCACGGCGAGCCGAAAGACGGAGAGCTGAAACGCATGATTTCTCTTATTCAGACGCGAAATAAAGATCGTGGCCCAGTGGCAATGTGA
- a CDS encoding LacI family DNA-binding transcriptional regulator has protein sequence MSLKTIANNLGLSVAAVSRALNGHRDISDATRQRIQEEAERIGYRPNTHARRLKMGKSNAVGLVYPYAASLSNDIFFEMIGAISHKLARHEVDFLLLADEQDACQGAARLIANHRIDALIVAHTCEQDARLALLQRHNAPFLALGRSQLPHPYAWFDFDNRAGMALATEHLIALGHRRIAMLSEDHPQAFIIQRRQGYRDALQHHGLPFHETYLRCVSPTRRAGYQAMIDLLALPEPPTALVIDGNVHGDGAVAALQQAGRLSGSHPIALVMYDGLPQDSLTDLNVTAIQQATREQVGEQIASMTQALIAGEAVENLQVLWQPTLRLGKTSFPA, from the coding sequence ATGTCGTTAAAAACAATCGCGAATAATCTGGGCTTGTCCGTGGCAGCGGTGAGCCGTGCGCTGAACGGTCATCGGGATATCTCCGACGCCACGCGCCAGCGTATTCAGGAAGAAGCAGAGCGCATCGGCTATCGTCCCAATACCCACGCGCGTCGCCTGAAAATGGGTAAAAGCAACGCCGTCGGACTGGTCTATCCCTACGCGGCTTCCCTGAGTAACGATATCTTTTTTGAGATGATTGGCGCGATCAGCCACAAACTGGCACGGCACGAGGTCGATTTTCTCCTGCTGGCAGATGAGCAAGACGCCTGCCAGGGCGCCGCCCGGCTGATCGCCAACCACCGTATTGATGCGCTGATTGTGGCGCATACGTGTGAACAGGACGCGCGGCTGGCGTTACTGCAACGCCACAACGCGCCTTTTCTGGCGCTGGGGCGCAGCCAGCTCCCCCACCCTTACGCCTGGTTCGACTTTGACAACCGCGCGGGCATGGCGCTGGCGACCGAACACCTGATCGCGCTCGGACATCGCCGTATCGCTATGCTAAGTGAAGATCATCCGCAGGCATTCATCATACAGCGTCGTCAGGGCTATCGCGATGCTCTTCAACACCACGGCCTGCCGTTTCACGAAACCTATCTGCGTTGTGTCAGCCCCACGCGCCGCGCGGGATATCAGGCCATGATCGACCTTCTGGCTCTGCCTGAACCGCCCACCGCGCTGGTGATCGATGGCAACGTCCACGGTGACGGTGCTGTCGCCGCATTGCAGCAGGCAGGTCGTCTTTCCGGTTCTCACCCCATCGCTCTCGTGATGTACGATGGCCTGCCGCAGGACAGCCTGACCGACCTCAACGTGACCGCCATACAGCAGGCCACGCGCGAGCAGGTTGGTGAACAGATTGCCAGCATGACGCAGGCGCTTATCGCAGGCGAAGCCGTAGAAAATTTGCAGGTGTTATGGCAGCCGACGTTACGTCTGGGTAAGACAAGCTTTCCCGCTTAA
- a CDS encoding HD domain-containing protein, which translates to MSSSLSTLNFGSMTDVFVFLIEIDKLKNVQRRTKIIGSERHEDSAEHSWHFAVAAMALAPYAGEDVDIQRVIQMALIHDIVEIDAGDVIVYDLSARLAIHDQEVAAAARIFGLLPEPQRQRFHDLWEEYEANETPSAQFAMMLDRVMPMLMNLYNGGQSWVENGIRLEQVLERAEFIAAINPELWHYLKLHLEDAKAKGWLL; encoded by the coding sequence ATGTCATCTTCCCTATCCACGCTGAATTTCGGCTCCATGACCGACGTTTTCGTCTTTCTGATAGAAATCGATAAATTAAAAAACGTGCAGCGCCGCACCAAGATTATCGGCAGCGAACGTCACGAAGATTCTGCCGAGCACAGCTGGCATTTTGCCGTCGCCGCGATGGCGCTGGCGCCTTATGCAGGTGAAGACGTAGACATCCAACGCGTGATCCAAATGGCGTTGATTCACGACATCGTCGAAATCGATGCGGGTGATGTGATCGTTTACGATCTTTCCGCACGCCTGGCGATTCACGATCAGGAAGTCGCCGCCGCCGCCCGCATCTTTGGCCTACTGCCGGAGCCGCAGCGTCAACGATTCCATGATTTGTGGGAAGAGTATGAAGCCAATGAAACCCCTAGCGCCCAGTTCGCCATGATGCTCGATCGCGTTATGCCGATGCTGATGAATCTGTACAACGGCGGGCAAAGCTGGGTAGAAAACGGCATCCGCCTGGAACAAGTTCTTGAGCGCGCCGAATTCATCGCCGCGATCAACCCAGAGCTGTGGCACTACCTGAAGCTGCATCTGGAAGACGCCAAAGCCAAAGGGTGGTTGCTATAA